One part of the Mariniflexile litorale genome encodes these proteins:
- a CDS encoding 4Fe-4S dicluster domain-containing protein, with the protein MSNQINESMSLAKPEANDLSIKQKVAVALGIIGLFIFGLAIFNTHFPNKTLFLTLSIGLITLGTILFANDAYLKKLEGIKNDGVWFKSISSRGVLGWMTGVLLTGFYIVLYFYPQYLGQTPSGEPNTGLISLFDPLSRLLSGNPASQWFVYGTLYTVAILVFGYKFMLKYRHNRYEQLRTASVMFFQLGFAFLIPEFMSRLNASSDYNLPYYDLKSMWPLNYYLFDSWSINGLLSSGALGLLMLLFGIISIFVISPFLTYKYGKRWYCSWVCGCGALAETAGDSFRQLSSKKLSAWKLERWLIHTVLVFSVVMTTAVIYTYLGDDPDTFWLTRSAFLLGVGILLTLVFSITMIFKRKELGKDARYGAIGYFVVIAVLFIMHYTGTSDKIFLIKASTLRSAYGLYIGSIFSGVIGTGFYPILGNRVWCRFGCPMAAILGFQQRMFSKFRITTNGGQCISCGNCSTYCEMGIDVRAYAQKGENIVRSSCVGCGICSAVCPRGVLKLENDTMEGRINSNEILLGNDVDLMTLINKK; encoded by the coding sequence ATGAGCAATCAAATAAACGAAAGCATGTCCTTAGCAAAACCAGAAGCTAATGATTTATCAATAAAACAAAAAGTAGCTGTTGCCTTAGGGATCATTGGACTTTTTATTTTTGGATTGGCAATTTTCAATACGCACTTCCCTAATAAAACACTCTTTTTAACGCTCTCAATAGGATTGATTACCTTAGGAACTATCTTATTTGCAAATGATGCTTATTTAAAAAAACTTGAAGGTATTAAAAACGATGGCGTTTGGTTTAAATCCATCTCATCACGAGGTGTTTTAGGTTGGATGACAGGGGTTTTACTTACTGGTTTTTATATTGTTCTTTATTTTTACCCACAATATTTAGGACAAACACCAAGCGGTGAACCCAACACAGGATTAATTTCATTATTCGATCCTTTAAGCCGGTTATTAAGCGGAAACCCTGCAAGCCAATGGTTTGTTTATGGAACACTATATACGGTTGCTATTTTAGTATTTGGTTACAAATTCATGCTAAAATACCGCCACAATAGGTATGAACAGTTACGAACTGCTTCCGTCATGTTTTTTCAACTAGGCTTTGCATTTCTTATTCCTGAATTCATGTCGCGACTAAATGCCAGTTCTGATTATAATTTACCTTATTACGATTTAAAAAGCATGTGGCCATTAAACTATTATTTGTTCGATAGTTGGTCTATTAACGGTTTATTATCATCTGGCGCTTTAGGCTTATTAATGTTACTTTTTGGTATTATTTCCATTTTTGTAATTTCCCCTTTCTTAACTTACAAATACGGAAAACGCTGGTATTGCTCATGGGTTTGTGGTTGTGGTGCGTTGGCAGAAACTGCTGGCGATTCATTCAGACAATTAAGCAGCAAAAAACTATCTGCATGGAAACTAGAACGTTGGTTAATACATACTGTTTTGGTTTTCTCGGTTGTTATGACCACCGCTGTAATTTACACCTATTTAGGAGACGACCCCGATACATTCTGGTTAACACGAAGTGCTTTTCTTTTAGGTGTTGGCATCCTACTTACCCTCGTCTTTTCAATAACTATGATTTTTAAAAGAAAAGAACTAGGCAAAGATGCACGTTATGGAGCCATTGGCTACTTTGTAGTTATTGCGGTGCTGTTTATTATGCATTATACAGGAACTTCCGATAAAATTTTCTTAATAAAAGCTAGCACGTTACGTTCGGCTTATGGCTTATATATTGGCTCTATTTTTTCTGGTGTTATTGGCACAGGCTTCTACCCTATTTTAGGAAATCGTGTTTGGTGCCGTTTTGGATGCCCAATGGCAGCCATATTAGGGTTTCAACAACGTATGTTTTCCAAATTTAGAATTACGACTAATGGGGGGCAATGTATTTCTTGTGGCAATTGTTCTACCTATTGTGAAATGGGTATCGATGTACGTGCCTATGCTCAAAAAGGCGAAAATATTGTACGCTCCAGCTGTGTTGGTTGCGGTATTTGTTCTGCTGTTTGTCCTCGTGGTGTTCTAAAATTAGAGAATGATACCATGGAAGGTCGCATCAATTCTAACGAA